A genomic segment from Nocardia cyriacigeorgica GUH-2 encodes:
- a CDS encoding MarR family winged helix-turn-helix transcriptional regulator, whose translation MQQSDLVSAEDIVVDLVVNAARLTRLAGVISGDDLPPRAELRALSVLDEHGELRVSEFARIDRCSQPAATALIGKLVADGYATRAKDPDDARAVVVALTPAGRNRLAESRRAFGTALAARLPGYDTDRLIRLEAELTELLDALKATDEASRH comes from the coding sequence GTGCAGCAGAGCGACCTGGTTTCCGCGGAGGACATCGTCGTCGATCTCGTGGTCAACGCCGCTCGGCTGACTCGGCTGGCCGGGGTGATCAGTGGGGACGATCTGCCACCGCGTGCGGAGCTGCGGGCACTGTCGGTGCTCGACGAGCACGGGGAACTCCGGGTCAGCGAATTCGCCCGCATCGATCGATGTTCACAACCGGCGGCAACGGCGCTGATCGGCAAGCTGGTCGCGGACGGATACGCCACCCGAGCCAAGGACCCGGACGATGCCCGGGCCGTGGTCGTCGCCCTCACCCCGGCCGGACGAAACCGGCTGGCCGAATCCCGCCGAGCCTTCGGGACCGCGCTCGCCGCGCGACTGCCCGGCTACGACACCGACCGACTGATCCGGCTGGAGGCCGAACTCACCGAACTGCTGGACGCGCTCAAGGCCACCGACGAGGCGTCCCGGCACTGA
- a CDS encoding acyl-CoA dehydrogenase family protein — protein MITPEQQELVAAVRAAVAKRGGPAVDRQALDSDLGYDAALWRTLCEQVGVAALAIPEEYGGFGASLAESLLVVGELGRSLAGVPMLGSAVLGAQAVLLSGDAEACERLLPEVAEGARTLAVCWAGSDGWDSFGVRDTGETLSGTAHYVLDAANAATLIVVTETGLFEVDPAAAGVQRRASATMDPTRKLGEITFTDVSARGLGTGDPAPIITRLREIAWAALAAEQVGAAEQCLEMTVEYAKSRVQFGRPIGSFQALKHRMADMYVLVESAKSTSYAATLAVGADSSSAAEDVWVARRHCSEAYSTVAAEMIQLHGGIAITWEHDAHLHFKRAHGDALLFGKPRHRPLLETA, from the coding sequence GTGATCACCCCAGAACAGCAAGAACTCGTCGCCGCCGTACGCGCAGCGGTGGCCAAGAGGGGTGGACCCGCGGTCGACCGGCAAGCCCTCGACAGCGACCTCGGCTATGACGCCGCACTCTGGCGGACGCTGTGCGAGCAGGTCGGGGTGGCGGCGCTGGCCATTCCCGAGGAGTACGGCGGATTCGGCGCGAGCCTGGCCGAATCACTGCTGGTGGTCGGCGAATTGGGTCGCTCATTGGCGGGTGTGCCGATGCTCGGATCGGCCGTTCTCGGCGCGCAGGCGGTGTTGCTGTCCGGCGATGCGGAAGCGTGTGAGCGGCTGCTACCCGAGGTTGCCGAAGGCGCCAGGACGCTGGCTGTGTGCTGGGCCGGGTCGGACGGCTGGGACAGCTTCGGTGTGCGGGACACGGGTGAAACCCTCAGCGGTACCGCGCACTACGTCCTCGATGCCGCCAACGCCGCCACCCTGATCGTGGTGACCGAGACCGGCCTGTTCGAGGTCGATCCGGCGGCCGCAGGCGTGCAGCGACGCGCCTCGGCCACCATGGACCCGACCCGCAAGCTCGGCGAAATCACCTTCACGGACGTGTCCGCCCGCGGGCTCGGCACCGGCGATCCGGCGCCGATCATCACTCGTCTGCGCGAGATCGCCTGGGCGGCGCTGGCGGCCGAGCAGGTCGGCGCGGCCGAACAGTGCCTGGAGATGACGGTCGAATACGCGAAATCCCGGGTCCAGTTCGGCCGCCCGATCGGCAGCTTCCAGGCCCTCAAGCACCGGATGGCGGACATGTACGTGCTGGTGGAATCCGCCAAGTCCACCTCCTACGCCGCCACCCTCGCCGTCGGCGCCGACAGCTCGTCGGCCGCCGAGGACGTCTGGGTGGCCCGCCGCCACTGCTCCGAGGCATACTCCACGGTGGCCGCCGAGATGATCCAGTTGCACGGCGGTATCGCCATCACCTGGGAGCACGACGCGCACCTGCACTTCAAGCGGGCGCACGGTGACGCGCTGCTGTTCGGCAAGCCGCGGCACCGGCCGCTGCTCGAGACGGCGTAG
- a CDS encoding acyl-CoA dehydrogenase family protein has product MRFALSPEHVDFAASVRKLLDAGKTPAAVRSWAAGEHAAGRALLEQLAGAGVFGLAVAEEFDGIGAEPIDLVVAFGELGRSAVPGPVVESAAAIPALLQALAGADSGAAAARWLPGIAAGTTLGTIAFATPGRGAVALDADVADLILIADGDRLHTGTVGQQVRSVDPARRLFTVVPDELIAEGAQVADAIAAGFDAGALAAAAQLLGAGSGLLDAATEYAKQRKQFGRPIGEFQAVKQKLADVLIALDLAEPLLHRAALTAAGPDRARDVSAALVACGNAAHLAARTGLQVHGAIGYTAEYDLSLLLTKVTALRSAWGTADFHRARIAEALRSGSSAGATA; this is encoded by the coding sequence ATGAGGTTCGCACTCAGCCCGGAACACGTCGACTTCGCCGCCAGTGTGCGCAAACTGCTCGACGCCGGTAAGACGCCCGCCGCGGTTCGTTCCTGGGCTGCCGGTGAGCACGCCGCCGGACGCGCGCTGCTCGAACAGTTGGCCGGTGCCGGGGTGTTCGGACTCGCGGTAGCCGAGGAGTTCGACGGGATCGGTGCCGAACCGATCGACCTGGTGGTGGCGTTCGGGGAACTCGGGCGCTCGGCAGTGCCCGGGCCGGTAGTGGAGTCGGCTGCGGCGATTCCGGCGCTGCTGCAGGCGCTCGCGGGTGCGGATTCTGGTGCTGCGGCGGCACGGTGGTTGCCGGGGATCGCGGCGGGCACCACGCTCGGGACGATCGCCTTCGCGACGCCGGGGCGTGGGGCGGTAGCCCTCGATGCCGATGTCGCCGATCTGATCCTGATCGCGGACGGCGATCGGCTGCACACCGGCACGGTCGGCCAACAGGTGCGGTCGGTGGATCCGGCGCGGCGGTTGTTCACCGTGGTGCCCGATGAGCTGATCGCCGAGGGTGCGCAGGTGGCCGACGCCATCGCCGCCGGTTTCGACGCCGGAGCGCTGGCTGCTGCCGCCCAGTTGCTCGGCGCGGGCAGTGGCCTGCTGGACGCGGCGACCGAATACGCCAAGCAGCGCAAGCAGTTCGGGCGCCCGATCGGCGAGTTCCAGGCCGTGAAGCAGAAGCTGGCCGATGTGCTCATCGCCCTCGACCTGGCCGAACCGCTGCTGCACCGCGCGGCCCTGACCGCCGCCGGCCCCGACCGCGCCCGTGACGTCTCCGCGGCCCTGGTGGCCTGCGGCAATGCCGCCCACCTCGCTGCCCGCACCGGCCTGCAGGTGCACGGTGCCATCGGCTACACCGCCGAATACGACCTGTCGCTGCTGCTCACCAAGGTCACCGCGTTGCGCTCGGCCTGGGGCACGGCGGATTTCCATCGCGCGCGGATCGCCGAGGCGCTGCGTTCCGGCTCGTCCGCCGGAGCAACCGCATGA
- a CDS encoding acyl-CoA dehydrogenase family protein: MDLDLDQATRDFQLEVRDWLAANKPAQPLPSMDTKAGFEAHREWEHTLAEARYSVVSWPQEYGGRDASLLEWVLFEQEYYAAGAPGRVSQNGIFLLAPTLFEHGTPEQLARIMPRMARADDIWAQAWSEPEAGSDLAGIRSTARRTEGGWLLSGQKTWSSRAAYADRAFGLFRSDPEAERHRGLTYVMFPLDAEGVTVRPIPQLDGEPGFAEIFLDEVFVPDADVIGAPNEGWRVAMSTSSNERGLSLRSPGRFSATAQRLIDLWASGEDTGTAARDKVVDAWIGSEAYRLHTFGTVTRLNEGGKLGAESSITKVFWSELDIAMHETALDLLGDTAEQAGAWTDGYLFSLSGPIYAGTNEIQRNIIAERLLGLPRGGSR, from the coding sequence GTGGATCTGGATCTGGATCAGGCCACCCGCGACTTCCAACTGGAGGTGCGTGACTGGCTGGCCGCGAACAAGCCGGCGCAGCCGCTGCCGTCGATGGACACCAAGGCCGGTTTCGAGGCGCATCGAGAGTGGGAGCACACCCTCGCCGAGGCGCGGTACTCGGTGGTGTCGTGGCCGCAGGAGTACGGCGGGCGCGACGCCTCGCTGCTGGAATGGGTGCTGTTCGAGCAGGAGTACTACGCGGCCGGTGCGCCGGGCCGGGTGAGCCAGAACGGCATCTTCCTACTGGCACCCACGCTATTCGAGCACGGCACCCCCGAGCAGCTGGCGCGGATCATGCCGCGCATGGCCCGTGCCGACGACATCTGGGCGCAGGCCTGGTCGGAGCCCGAAGCCGGCAGCGACCTCGCCGGTATCCGTTCGACCGCGCGCCGCACCGAGGGCGGCTGGCTGCTGAGCGGGCAGAAGACGTGGAGTTCACGCGCGGCCTACGCCGATCGCGCGTTCGGGCTGTTCCGTAGCGACCCGGAGGCCGAACGGCATCGCGGGCTCACCTACGTGATGTTCCCGCTGGACGCCGAGGGTGTCACGGTGCGGCCGATCCCGCAGCTCGACGGTGAGCCCGGCTTCGCGGAGATCTTCCTCGACGAGGTGTTCGTGCCCGACGCCGACGTCATCGGGGCACCGAACGAGGGCTGGCGAGTCGCGATGAGCACCTCCAGCAACGAACGCGGCCTGTCGCTGCGCAGCCCGGGCCGTTTCAGCGCCACCGCTCAGCGACTCATCGACCTGTGGGCGAGCGGCGAGGACACCGGGACCGCCGCGCGCGACAAGGTGGTGGACGCCTGGATCGGCAGCGAGGCCTACCGGCTGCACACCTTCGGCACCGTGACCCGGTTGAACGAGGGCGGCAAGCTCGGCGCGGAATCCTCGATCACCAAGGTGTTCTGGTCCGAGCTCGATATCGCCATGCACGAAACGGCGCTGGATCTGCTCGGCGACACCGCCGAACAGGCCGGGGCGTGGACCGACGGCTACCTGTTCTCGCTGTCCGGCCCGATCTACGCCGGTACCAACGAGATCCAACGCAACATCATCGCCGAGCGGCTCCTCGGCCTACCGAGAGGAGGCAGCCGATGA
- a CDS encoding enoyl-CoA hydratase — MPAEEAAVPFEPDVVTYERRGAVAVITMNRPDYRNAQNSVMTYALDAAFERAVEDPEVGVIVLAGNGKHFSAGHDIGTPGRDHHVRYPNKAALWWDHVDRAGGDQRFARETEVYLGMCRRWREIPKPTIAMVQGACIAGGLMLAWVCDLIVASEDAFFSDPVVRMGIPGVEYFAHPWVLGPRVAKEFLFTGDRFSAAQAKEWGMVNRVVPRDQLEAETFALADKIATMPQFGLALTKKAVNQAEDLMGMRSGMDSVFGLHHFAHAHNAEVGADSLGGMNATTMKATASTASADVDATQNGTK, encoded by the coding sequence ATGCCTGCCGAAGAAGCAGCGGTGCCGTTCGAACCGGATGTGGTGACCTATGAGCGCCGCGGGGCGGTCGCGGTGATCACCATGAACCGGCCGGACTACCGCAATGCCCAGAACTCGGTGATGACCTACGCCCTGGACGCCGCCTTCGAGCGGGCGGTGGAAGATCCCGAGGTCGGCGTCATCGTGCTGGCCGGTAACGGCAAGCATTTCAGCGCCGGGCACGATATCGGCACGCCGGGCCGCGACCATCACGTGCGTTATCCGAACAAGGCCGCCCTGTGGTGGGACCATGTGGACCGCGCCGGCGGCGATCAGCGCTTCGCCCGCGAGACCGAGGTCTATCTGGGCATGTGCCGGCGCTGGCGGGAGATCCCCAAGCCGACCATCGCGATGGTGCAGGGCGCCTGCATCGCGGGCGGGCTGATGCTGGCGTGGGTGTGCGATCTGATCGTCGCCTCCGAGGACGCCTTCTTCTCCGATCCCGTTGTCCGGATGGGCATTCCGGGCGTGGAGTACTTCGCCCACCCGTGGGTGCTCGGTCCGCGCGTGGCCAAGGAGTTCCTGTTCACCGGCGACCGGTTCAGCGCCGCTCAGGCCAAGGAATGGGGCATGGTCAACCGGGTGGTGCCGCGCGATCAGCTCGAGGCCGAGACCTTCGCGCTGGCCGACAAGATCGCCACCATGCCGCAGTTCGGGCTCGCGCTCACCAAGAAGGCGGTCAATCAGGCCGAGGATCTGATGGGCATGCGGTCGGGCATGGATTCGGTGTTCGGCCTGCACCATTTCGCGCACGCCCACAATGCCGAGGTCGGCGCCGATTCCCTGGGCGGCATGAACGCCACAACGATGAAAGCCACGGCGAGTACGGCGTCCGCCGACGTCGACGCCACGCAGAACGGGACGAAATAA
- a CDS encoding FadD3 family acyl-CoA ligase has translation MTTPAQTTPMALHDAAHTFGTAPAIADGETRLDWTQLLEAVQDVARALIARGVRRGDRVAMWSPNTHHWVTAALAAHYCGAALVPLNTRYVAEEAADVLRRVKPTALFISGPFLRRERLTELLAAAPDLDIATIVVIPVEGPMTVESSSADPRILHWEQLPEVAESVTREQARERAESVSPEDVSDILFTSGTTGRSKGTLVAHRQALSVVRAWIECSTLTSTDRYLLINPFFHNFGYKAGFLACLVAGATIVPQIVFDVPQTMRMVGEEKITVLTGPPTIYQTILDFPNRDDFDLSTLRVAVTGAATVPVVLIERMRSELAFDVVVTAYGLSESAGFGTMCRPDDDAETVANTCGRPIADFELRLDTTGEVLLRGPNVMLGYLDDPKATAETIDADGWLHTGDIGTIDERGYLKITDRLKDMYISGGFNVYPAEIEQALARLDGVAESAVIGVPDTRMGEIGKAYVVRKPGSTLTQEDVIAYATTVLANFKVPRIVEFRDQLPYSAAGKVLKRQLREEKS, from the coding sequence GTGACAACCCCTGCACAGACCACCCCGATGGCGCTGCACGACGCGGCGCACACCTTCGGCACCGCACCCGCCATCGCCGACGGCGAAACCCGCCTGGATTGGACACAGCTGCTGGAAGCGGTGCAGGACGTGGCGCGGGCGCTGATCGCGCGTGGCGTGCGGCGGGGCGACCGGGTCGCGATGTGGTCGCCCAATACCCATCACTGGGTCACCGCCGCGCTGGCCGCGCACTACTGCGGTGCGGCGCTGGTGCCGCTCAACACCCGGTATGTGGCCGAAGAAGCGGCCGATGTGCTGCGCCGGGTAAAGCCCACGGCACTGTTCATCTCCGGACCTTTCCTGCGGCGCGAGCGGCTCACCGAACTGCTGGCGGCCGCGCCCGACCTCGATATCGCGACCATCGTGGTCATTCCGGTGGAGGGGCCGATGACAGTCGAGTCGTCATCGGCCGACCCCCGGATCCTGCACTGGGAGCAGCTGCCCGAGGTCGCCGAGTCGGTGACCCGCGAACAGGCCAGGGAGCGGGCCGAATCGGTGAGCCCCGAGGACGTCTCCGACATCCTGTTCACCTCCGGCACCACCGGCCGCAGCAAGGGCACGCTGGTGGCGCATCGGCAGGCGCTGTCGGTGGTGCGGGCCTGGATCGAATGCTCGACGCTCACCAGCACCGACCGCTATCTGCTGATCAACCCGTTCTTCCACAACTTTGGCTACAAAGCCGGCTTCCTCGCCTGCCTGGTGGCGGGTGCGACGATCGTGCCGCAGATCGTGTTCGACGTGCCGCAGACCATGCGGATGGTCGGCGAGGAGAAGATCACCGTCCTCACCGGTCCGCCGACGATCTACCAGACCATCCTCGACTTCCCCAACCGCGACGACTTCGATCTGAGCACGCTGCGCGTCGCGGTCACCGGCGCCGCGACGGTGCCGGTGGTGCTGATCGAGCGGATGCGTTCGGAACTGGCCTTCGACGTGGTCGTCACCGCGTACGGGCTGTCCGAATCGGCCGGCTTCGGCACCATGTGCCGTCCCGACGACGACGCCGAAACCGTCGCCAACACCTGCGGTCGCCCCATCGCCGATTTCGAACTGCGCCTCGACACCACCGGTGAGGTGCTGCTGCGCGGACCCAACGTGATGCTGGGCTACCTCGACGATCCGAAGGCCACCGCCGAAACCATCGACGCCGATGGCTGGTTGCACACCGGCGATATCGGCACCATCGACGAGCGCGGCTATCTCAAGATCACCGACCGGCTCAAGGACATGTACATCAGCGGCGGCTTCAACGTCTATCCCGCCGAGATCGAGCAGGCCCTGGCCCGACTGGACGGCGTCGCGGAATCGGCCGTCATCGGGGTGCCCGACACCCGGATGGGCGAGATCGGCAAGGCCTATGTGGTGCGCAAACCCGGCTCGACGCTCACCCAGGAGGACGTGATCGCCTACGCCACCACCGTGCTGGCCAATTTCAAGGTGCCGCGCATCGTCGAGTTCCGCGACCAGCTGCCCTACAGCGCCGCCGGGAAGGTGCTCAAACGTCAACTACGTGAGGAGAAGTCGTAA
- a CDS encoding acyl-CoA dehydrogenase family protein, translated as MTANDANGHDADATFRAEIRAWLAENLNGEYKDLRGLGGPGREHEAFDERLAWDRHLAASGWTCLGWPKQYGGREASVRQQIIFHEEYAKADAPARVSHVGEELLGPTVLAFGTEAQKQRFLPGIRTVSELWCQGYSEPGAGSDLAAVSTSARLDGDEWSINGQKIWTSLAHVADWCFVVARTEPGSKRHKGLSYLLVPMDQPGVTVRPINQLTGTSEFNEVFFDDARTSADLVVGEPGDGWRIAMGTLTFERGISTLGQQIRFERELAGIEELAQRNGAIDDPLLADQIDQAWVGLRVLRAHAMRTMEGAGADDGGGQASVAKLLWANWHRGLGELAMAVRGAAGLVAAADDLDEWQRLYLFTRADTIYGGSNEVQRNIISERVLGLPREARPS; from the coding sequence ATGACGGCAAACGATGCGAACGGCCACGACGCCGACGCGACCTTCCGCGCCGAGATCCGCGCCTGGCTCGCGGAGAACCTGAACGGCGAGTACAAGGACCTGCGCGGGCTCGGCGGCCCCGGCCGCGAGCACGAGGCGTTCGACGAGCGGCTGGCCTGGGACCGTCATCTGGCGGCGTCGGGCTGGACTTGTCTGGGCTGGCCGAAGCAGTACGGCGGCCGCGAAGCCAGCGTGCGGCAGCAGATCATCTTCCACGAGGAATACGCCAAGGCCGACGCCCCCGCGCGGGTCTCGCACGTCGGTGAGGAACTGCTGGGCCCGACCGTGCTGGCCTTCGGCACCGAGGCGCAGAAGCAGCGCTTCCTGCCCGGCATCCGCACCGTCAGCGAACTGTGGTGCCAGGGCTATTCCGAACCCGGCGCCGGCTCCGACCTCGCCGCGGTCTCCACCTCGGCGCGCCTCGACGGCGACGAATGGTCGATCAACGGCCAGAAGATCTGGACCTCACTGGCTCATGTGGCCGACTGGTGCTTCGTGGTGGCGCGCACCGAACCCGGTTCCAAACGCCATAAGGGCCTGTCCTATCTGCTGGTTCCGATGGATCAGCCGGGCGTCACGGTGCGGCCGATCAATCAGCTCACCGGCACCTCGGAATTCAACGAGGTGTTCTTCGACGATGCCCGCACCAGCGCCGACCTCGTCGTCGGCGAGCCGGGCGACGGCTGGCGCATCGCCATGGGCACGCTGACCTTCGAACGCGGCATCTCCACCCTCGGCCAGCAGATCCGCTTCGAACGCGAACTGGCAGGCATCGAGGAGCTGGCCCAACGTAACGGCGCCATCGACGACCCGCTGCTCGCCGACCAGATCGACCAGGCCTGGGTCGGCCTGCGGGTGCTGCGCGCACACGCCATGCGCACCATGGAGGGCGCGGGCGCCGATGACGGCGGCGGCCAGGCCTCGGTGGCAAAGCTGCTGTGGGCCAACTGGCATCGCGGCCTCGGCGAACTCGCCATGGCCGTGCGCGGTGCGGCGGGCCTGGTGGCCGCCGCCGACGATCTCGACGAATGGCAGCGGCTGTATCTGTTCACCCGCGCCGACACCATCTACGGAGGTTCGAACGAAGTGCAGCGCAACATCATCTCCGAGCGTGTGCTCGGCCTGCCCCGGGAGGCCCGTCCGTCATGA
- a CDS encoding SDR family oxidoreductase, which translates to MSENTVSLSVAPALVAGHGLLTDRKAVVTAAAGTGIGSATARRLLSEGADVVVSDWHERRLGETRAELSAEFPDRKVEAIVCDVCSTEQVDELVRGAAAAMGRIDIFVNNAGLGGETPVVDMTDEQWNRVLDVTLNGTFRCTRAELAYFREAGHGGVVVNNASVLGWRAQYGQAHYAAAKAGVMALTRCSAVEAAELGVRINAVAPSIARHAFLDKVSSPELLDRLSEREAFGRAAEPWEVAATIAMLASDYTTYLTGEIVSISSQRA; encoded by the coding sequence ATGAGTGAGAACACCGTGTCGCTGTCGGTCGCGCCTGCCCTCGTGGCCGGTCACGGCCTGCTGACCGACCGCAAGGCCGTGGTGACCGCCGCCGCCGGGACCGGCATCGGTTCGGCCACCGCGCGCAGGCTGCTCTCGGAGGGCGCCGACGTCGTCGTCTCGGACTGGCACGAACGCCGGCTGGGGGAGACCCGCGCCGAGCTGAGCGCCGAATTCCCGGACCGCAAGGTCGAGGCCATCGTCTGCGATGTGTGCAGCACCGAACAGGTCGACGAACTGGTGCGCGGCGCGGCCGCCGCGATGGGCCGGATCGACATCTTCGTCAACAATGCCGGCCTCGGTGGCGAGACCCCGGTGGTCGATATGACCGACGAGCAGTGGAACCGCGTGCTCGACGTGACACTCAACGGCACCTTCCGCTGCACCCGCGCCGAACTGGCCTACTTCCGCGAGGCCGGCCACGGCGGTGTGGTGGTCAACAATGCCAGCGTGCTCGGCTGGCGCGCGCAGTACGGCCAGGCCCACTACGCCGCCGCCAAGGCCGGCGTGATGGCGCTGACCCGGTGCAGCGCGGTCGAGGCGGCGGAGCTGGGCGTGCGCATCAATGCGGTCGCGCCGAGCATCGCCAGGCACGCGTTCCTGGACAAGGTCAGCTCGCCGGAACTGCTGGACCGCCTCTCCGAGCGGGAAGCCTTCGGCCGGGCCGCCGAACCGTGGGAGGTCGCGGCCACGATCGCCATGCTGGCCAGCGATTACACCACCTACCTCACCGGCGAGATCGTCTCCATCAGCAGCCAGCGCGCGTGA